Sequence from the Drosophila innubila isolate TH190305 chromosome 3L unlocalized genomic scaffold, UK_Dinn_1.0 0_D_3L, whole genome shotgun sequence genome:
gcatatgcatatatacatactttcaTATACCTGTACCCTGTTGTACATTCAAGTTGTTAAAAGTTGTTGCATGATGTTGTTCAAGTGCTCAAGTCGTAGAGCTGTCAGACCGTAACATCTACAAGCTGTCAATTAGTTTATTCACTGTCGCTGATTAATTGCTGAATGGTCGATAACTTCATGTTAACttaactataataaaaaatgcatattaatCTATTTACGTTGCTCTTTATTCAATAAAGCTCAATTGCTTCTCAACTATTTTGTCGAgcgattaatattaataataaagtaataatGTTCATGAGAATGAATTAAGTTTTACGACTATTAAATCCAAAGGCTTTTCCTGTAAAATAGAAGGGAACTAAATGATTaggcaaaaaaattcaaaaaacaataaacttatAAGGATTGTAAAAGTTTTGTCACTTTTAAAAGAGATTAGGTTTCTTTTGGTAATCTTTAGTTCTCTAGCAtatgaaatcatttttaaagcattaatAACTTTATCTCATCTCAAACTGAAGTGTCAATTTGTGAAGTTTTCCACAAGTTTGTTACTTGCTCATTATAATGTACTTATTACGTTTCAACTCAAGTTGAGTGCAAATTATGTGTGTTGCCAAGAACCGAGGGACACTTTAATCTGGCTGTCTCCTGCTTTCCACGAAATATGTGTGTACCACATTCTCAGTAGTAGATAGTAGAGACAAGTATTTGAAATTGGGAGTTAGTTCCTTGGAAATTTGTTAATGCGCCTCCCAGCTTATCGCTCAGGGCATAAAACCACTAGCCCCATTTCCAACTTGCGCTTATCTCTCAACGCCACCCGCACAGTTCGGTGAGTGAGAGAAGGTAGAAGAGCAGACAACGGAGAGTGCAGGAGTACCTGTTATGGCGGAAATAAAACCTGAagtgtttaattaataaataacgtgctaataatgcatttaataaaaaacaataaactgacAGCCGACttgaaaagcgaaaattgcCTTCGAGAGCGGAAACTTgaggtcaaaaaaaaaaaaaaatgtgagcagaagaagaagaagaaatgaAAGAACTGTTGAGGAATTCACCCACACCCACTGATGTGGCTTTCTATCTGTTGGCCTTTTGAATGccaatgatgatgttgataataaataaattgaatgtgTGGGGTTAGTGGGGGTTGAACAGTGAGTGGTTGTATGGTTCTGTGCTTTGATGTCGGTTTTGTGCgctttcatattttattattagtcaTTTGGCTTATTTATAATGCGCTGTTAAAGTTTACGTTTTATTAATCTGTTTGGTgggcttttaatttataattgccGCTTATCTGATTGAAAAAAGCGAGACACTTGGATTCGAGTGTCGATTTATTGGCAGCGATTAGAAATGTGAACACATTCACACTTGAagatacaaaatacatatatgtatatacgtaTGCTAGGTAATTATATAAACATGgtaattaaaacataatattttaatctataaatataaattgattagAAAACTATAAAAGGTTTATTCTTTCAccttaaactaaaatattatctttgtacgatattaaaataataaatgctaTATCTCATAAATCTGTTTCTAAGTCAAACTGCCCCCATATAGAGAAGCAAAGTTCATTTATAGCTTTTATCACTTAGAGGGAAAAAAAACTCTCAAAaaattagtgtgtgtgtgtgtgtgtgcacaccTCTCACACTCGTACTCGTATATCAAACAATTCTAGCTGTGTGCTTCTCCATTAGCGATAAGATAATTAACACACAAAGcgcttattaaatttatatatgtactaaTAAAGCCAAATAATTAAGCGCAAGTTAATCGGTGTAAAATCAATGAACGAGTAttgtatatacatgtataatGTGCATAAAATCGTGCTTCAACAATAATATGAGTGCATAAATCTTTACCATTGTTTTGTGTTATTCGATTACAAGATTATAATATAGagagcgacagcaacaaaacaaaaccaaaaacaacaagaaattcaCATGCAAAACGCTCATTTACAATATTCAAAAGACACGCAGACAGACACAGTGCCAGACATAAATTCTCTGACACTCGGTTgccatacaaacaaacaatgccATAAACACTTGAAAAGAgactcaacaaaaacaagaagaacgagaacgagaacgagtACAAGAGCTAAGAAAGAGCAAGCGGTCTCTTTTTACATGCCCTTATTCTTCTATAACCTTCCCTTTTCtttcacttcacttcacttcCGTTTTGGGCAAACGGGGCGACATAAGTAACACGAAACAATTTCCAAATGAAGCGCGGATAAGCCGCAAAATCCTTAAAATACTCgataaaattacataaaactaATCGCAcaagcacacgcacacaaccaagcacacacacacacacacacactgtcagATAAGCAGTGAAgatagaaaaagagagagagagagagagaaatataaGAGAGGAGAGAAGGGAATTGGCTATatgactggctgactggctCTGCGATGAATGTGGATGGAACTGTGAGAGGCAGgccaacagacagacagaaagacatACGGACCGACGGACTGACGGACAGAGAGACAaagcgacagacagacatgcaGAGAATGATGAAGGTATCTACACCGACAATCTGTTTAACAACTTCATGAGCAGCAAATCCAACAAATCGTataaacgacaacaacgatgacgatgacgatggcaATGGAGACGAAACGACAGCGGCATCAACGACGACGGACGAAGCGAAGTTCGGCATCgagagacgacgacgacgagcaGCCCCAAATGTGATGCACACCAGGTTAAACAGAGCAAGGGGGGGAAGACAGCGACGAAGTCGTAGAGTCGTCGTGGGTCGTTTATTTGGTTTTCGGTTTGGCTTTTTGGAGCGCCGCAGCAGTCACTGAATAGATGCTCAATCGTTCGGTTGAATGAAGAGAAGTGTATGGgagtagttttatttttttctttttgttttgaggAGGGATCGCTATGTATGAATGGAGGGAATGTGGCATAATGTTCTTGTTGATGTTGAGTAATGGGCATAACAACTGTAAGCTGCCTGCACTCGAAAAATCAGTTGCTCcccacacacaccacacacacacacacacacacacactgatttCCATGTGGCCCcaaagaaaagagaaatttgttggttatttatttttgttagcaTGGGGTTAAACGCACGCCACAGCAAGTTGAGTGCTTCAAAGCTGTATAACTGCCACCTCTTTCACCTCCATCTCCTTCTGTTACTCGTCCTACGTTTGCTCTGCTTGCTTCATACGTTTTTTGACTTTTCGGACGTCTGCTTTGATTTGTTGTGAATATTTGGCTTTCACAACAAAcagaaatacatacatatatatgtacgagtatgtgtgtatgtgtgtgccgTTGACCGGCCTCGAGGCACTTTCAGGTGCCTACAAACATTTAATGGGGTTTCCGCACTtgacacatacactcacactcacacacagacacagatacactGGTCAGACATTCCAGTCTATTGAGCTCTTTATCTACTTACTCAGCAGTTGAGTCTATTACGAAGCTATTTTAAAAGGGAGGgtatagaaaatattatgaataaaattctGGGTTTAggatatttgtttatttttttggaaaacaaatttgtatctAACAAAAcgtcaaaattaattagagataaatatttgagagatttaaaacaatttcaattaataacaataaggTAGAAAGCATTTGACACTGAGATGCGTTGCTTaagaaatatgcaaacaatCACTGTAATAGATTGAATATGGAgtgattttcataaataaaatgattaatttttatgaagaaATATTGTAgttcaatattattatcaaattatCTACAAGTAAAACAGGAttgcaaatatgcaaaaatactcattaataaattgtatttgtatgaaATGACTTTGAAATAATTCTATGCAATTAGTAATTGAGGGTTGTAAAAGCTTAATTGCACTGCACTCCATAAATAACAAACTTAACGTTGACCTTTAGCAACAAAGTAAACAATAGTACACACATTAGAATCTGAATATAGTGATCTAATTTTGCAAGGACTTTTTCGAATagcaatattgatatttttgtgttttctttaatattttgcatgAAATTACTGTCAaacttttgtttgaaatttatagcTTTTCGACATTTAGTTGTTCATtgaatagattttaaattttactacatttgaatattaaattgtaatctgtatttgcatatttgtgcAGTTAAGTGCATTTAGTATTCGTCGGAAGCGGACGGAATGTGCTCTACATGATCCCTAACAGCCAATTGCTAACCTGACTTGACTCTGGGCTCTGTTCCAAGTAGATTATTAACATGCAGTTAATAACCACCCTAATGTACAGTTGTGTGAAGCGATGAGACGTCGCGACGTCAGAGGCATTTTAAGTTGTCTGCTGCTCTTATTAACGCCGCATTTCTCaatgtagctgctgctgctgacgttcgttgttgttgtaggctATTTGTCAGTCAATTAGTCAGCTTATTGGCAAGCGATGATTGCAGAGAGAAAAACAAGCTAAATACAAGCACAAACACAATCCCCAATGAATGCCAGAGCCACCCAACTAAcgaaccacacacacacacacacgcacacgcacagaGAAGACAGACCCCACAACCGCCAGCTTTTCCATTTCAAAATTACGCTCACACACAGATactacacaaacacactcgaGGGAACGTGTGTtcgtcgtcgacgtcgccgtcgccgtcgttgtcgtcgtcgtttaGCCGCGTGCGTACACACAATTTTCCGCTACTCATgatacaaattgtttattggATTTCCTCTTGCTTgctaagttttattttcatttacatttctcgttttgtttctttttatgtttatgggCTGTTTAGAAAACAATTTGCGGCACCATCAGGCCCTCCCTTGATCCCTGACTCCCCCTCAGTTACCCCCATTACAAAGTAGGAAACTCAACTGAGTTGTTTATCTGTCTCTCTTATCCTTCTTTATAtatctctttctcactctctatcTTTTATGTGCGTGTATTTTGTAAGTTGATAAAGCGCGTGTTGACATTAATCGAGGGAACGCGCCGTTTGAAATTGACAGCGTTATTGgccttaaattttgttaaccctGGTAAGAGCCAGTTCCAGACTCAACACACTCAACCACTGACCAACCATAGACTTTGTTTCATCCAGCCACatttggctgctgctgctgactcACAAGCGAGACCAAAAGCACTCGAAACTGGCCAACAGTCAGTCACGTACCCACGACGATGTAAAggccaataacaacaacaacagcaacaacaacaacaagaacaacaactgtaacAGCAACCAACGCCCCATCAtcgtttgctgctgctgctgctgctgttgctgccataATTTGTGGTCTTTTACTGTGAACTGTTGTTGCAGCCGCTGTGCTTGTtgcccattgttgttgttgtgtgccgCAACCTCAGCACAGGGCATTATGATACGGCtattaatacacacacacacactttcatACCGGGAGGAGGACTGTATCCCGTAGACGGCAGGGCCATCACTTTTTCGGTGGTGGCAAAAATTTTCGAGCCTTTCATTTTGCCTTTTTAGATTTTATGGCTTTTGTGCGTTACAACGGTGCTTTTTGTAgtacatttgttttataacagCCAccgcagaagcagcaacagaagcagcagcagcaacaacaacaacaacagcatttgGCCAAACCGCGAGGGGTCGTTGTAgacagcaagagagagagagagagagagagagagagagagaggaagagtgCACACAGCTTAGCACATTGCTCGCAGTTATTACACAATTTTCCCCAAAGCgccagcagaagcagcagccacTTGGGCCATTCGCGTGTGCCCTACGACCAGGAGAGAGAGGTCGGAGCTTACCTTCtgtttatatgaaatttttccACTCACGACTTCCCCCATAAAAAAAGTTGCTAACCAAGCCAGCCAAGGCAGCAGTTGAGTATGCCAGCCAACCAGCCAGCCAGTCAACCAACCGACCAACAAGGCAGCTAGTCCGCCAGTTGGccaaccaaacaagccaactAACTcggtgttgctgctgatgtcgCTGATAAGTGTTGAGCCCCAATGCAGCCGACCGTTGCACAGTGGACAAAAGTCAATTGGTTAATTACAGCTTAACAAAAGTCTTGTGTTTCTCAAGCACTGTAAAGTATGTTAAATGTACGGCAGCAGTTGGAGATGGGAATTATATGggggaaaaaaaaagtaaaaagacaagtgaaaagtattttaagcTCTGGGTAtgctttatattttgaaaataatatatttttaaatataaaaatattcactTGATATATTTGTCTTGtaatttgaatgtttttaaatttaagtcatttaaaattaatttttatttattatgacaattttaaaaaattaatcaactgTCCAGAAATATGATGTAggataacttttttttctgccTTTCTTTTGTTAGCATAGCATAGCTTGTTAACCACTGTGCAGCGCAAGCAGTCCGTACACTCGTGTCCGTAGTCCGTTTGTCCAATCGTCCGCCGGGACCCCCGACgcctcgtcgtcgtcgtcagtCATTTAGGCGGCGTGTCGTGCCTTATTGAGTGTAAATCTGTCGacaatattttccttttttatttttttttctcgcaTTTTGCGCCTGGGCAAAGCCGAGTCGAGCCGAGCCGAGTCGTAATGCTTTTTATTTGCCCTGGCAGCGCTGCCtgctgcatttaattaattgattttaattgccaTAATTTGTGTGCCGTTGCCACACAACCGCAACCGCCGGCATTCgattgagtgtgtgtgcgtgagtgcgtgtaaatgtgtgcttgtgtgtagTTGTCATTGTTGTATTGCCACTGATATTGATTCGTAGGcaaatttaatgataattCCCCTGCTGCCTGTCTGTCCCGCTGTCCTTCTGCCCCGCACCGCATCGTTACAGTTATTCGTCGAGTTACTTGAGCGGAAAATCTGTTTACAGCTGCACGCACACTTGAGAGGCAGCCGcagaagaaaagaaagaaaacaacacacaaactGAATTTTCcctgcctctctctcttcctctctctttctatcgcTATGTCTTTTTGCCTGGCAAGCGCATtataacatatgtatatattgtatggATGTTAGCGATTAAATGGCCGGGTGAAAACTCCAGTGCTTCATTTTCCTGCCCTCTTGTCGATCCCTTCGTCCTTTACACATTACAtgacattatatttttatggactatttattttttgcatgtTCATATCAACTTCAACGCTTTTATTGTAAtgtattatgattattatgtGTTTCTCTTGTGAGCttccattattatttttatttttttgttatcgaaTGTTGATCGACCTTTCACCCAACAATCGttgatgtgtgtgttttcttctttttgcagTTGAAATTTCATATCATAGCGGGCATAAAAAGGCTTAACACTGGACCGGAAGCGTGTTTTTAAAGGGTGATGGCGGCCTCCACTCAAGGAGAAATACGAGTGGGTCCCGGCCACCAGGTAAACGATGTCTATGTACGTACATAACTCTCACAATTCAGAAATTCAGCTCACGGTaaccaaatcaaaaaatgcaaaaaacgttttttcttttgtattgtaATCGTAATGTTGCAAATTCTAATTGTAATCCCAAACCCCACCTCACCCCTTCCTTTCCTCCTCCAGAGCCACATTTACTTCACCTCAattgagtaaataaaagtgcTCTAAATGTATTATAAGTTGCCCTTGAGTTGAGACCTACTTTTTACAGTTGTCTGTACCTCAGCTAAATAGCAATTTctcaaatatgaaaaatacaattatgtaataataatttaattttatttgttaccttaaattcttaaaataactcttatttacaacttttattgtaatgttaaattttttgactaAAATTAGAATATACCAAAATCATCAAAACAACACTGAATTTTGTgtatgaaaaatgcaaaaatactttaaattatttttggtgtattatcattttttttaataaaaacttacatttaaaaatttgtaattttgtatataGATCGGATATAAAGTTAATAGTACCCAAAATATCTTAATATCTTCTTTTTAAACGGGCAACTTTTTGTAACTTTGATTTGtagtttgttaattaaataactaacAACTGTAAATAATAGTATTGTACATAGTACTTATCGTATACAAAAATTGGCTTTCCATCATTTGTGTAACTAATGAGTAGAGTATACAGATCATTCCTGACTCTTCCCGAAGTCAACCCAATTTAATTCCTTAACTTAATCCGTTGCAATTCCTTGGCCAATTTGAAGGGCTTGAGGTCAATTCGTTTACATGACCAAAGCTCTCCACAAGCAGGCTATTATCCCGATCCCGCTCCAAGatagaaaacacacacacacatacatacatatgtacatgtacacCTAACATTAATATATTGTTCATACATTTCATGCATTAGTTCCTAAGTTGTGTGTATATCGTATGACACCAGACAAACTACACATACGTAACTCGTACAACATTTTGTATGGCTTgatgtttgtgtatgtgttgtaGAGTATGtcttgtgtctgtgtgtgtgatgtaactaatccaaaaaaaaaaaaaaaaagtgttgatgcgatgttgttgttgttttttttttttggcgtgtgtgttttttttatcaactaaTACCGCAACTTCTTCTGTCTTGTCTTGTCCTGTGACTGAAGGCAAAACTGCCCGATTATAATCCAATCTCAAGCTTCCCCGTTGACAAGGAAACCGATGAACGTGAACTAGAGGAAACAAGATGGAGTCCAGGCGTTGTGGCCGATGGCGACTTGTTAATGTTTCTGCGTGCGGCACGCTCCATGGCTGCATTTCAAGGAATGTGTGATGGCGGACTAGAAGACGGTTGTTTGGCTGCCAGTCGCGACGACACAACAATTAACGCACTCGACGTGGTAATTACTGATTACGAGGGTGGTCTGATAAGACATTGGCCTATTTCAGAAATTCGAgtcttaaattataataaaattaagacaTCACAGCTTGTACACTGCACAGAAAAGTCAGGAATTCAAAATGGAAAGACATTCTAATAGATCAACGAGTAATTTAAAGACATTTATTATGTTAAATGTTTTGAGCACCTCaactagttttattatttgagaTACGTAAAGAAGTTGAAGAAATGGaagattaaatgaaatgaataaaaaaagattattttcataaataaattaatttccatttaaaaaagttgtcTACTTCTAGACCAATGACTTATCAGCGCATCCTCATATGATCCCATATACTCTCTTTATTCTTTTCTAATATCTCCTCTTGTTCTCCTTCGATTTTATTTGTAGCTTCACGATTCTGGCTACGATCCAGGCAAAGCTCTACAAGCGCTCGTAAAGTGCCCCGTTTCGAAGGGCATTGATAAAAAGTGGACCGAGGACGAAACGAAAAAGTTCATCAAGGGTCTTCGCCAATTTGGCAAAAATTTCTTCAGGATCCATAAGGACCTGTTGCCGCACAAGGATACACCGGAGCTGGTCGAGTTCTACTACCTGTGGAAAAAGACGCCCGGCGCTAACAATAATCGTCCGCATCGTCGACGCAGACAGAGCGCGTTGCGTCGCAATCGTGTTACGCGCGCCAATAATACACCTCCCAAAAAGGAGGACACTCCGGAACCACAAGCTgcgacgacggcgacggcggcGGCGTCGGCTGCAGAGACGGCGAGTCGCTCATCGCCCGCTGTCTCCAAGGAGGAGAACAGTTCTCTAACCGAGGACGACGCCAGCGAGTGTGACAGTGATTCGAGTCTGACCAACAAAAGGGATGAATCACCCTCTAGGATGAGGACAAGAAACAAACAacagaataacaacaacaacagcagcagcgccaatGCAACCGGTGGCGGCGGAGGctccgctgctgctgcctccgTGAACGCCTCTGCCAACAGCTCCTCCAAGGATCAATCCTCGACATCAGCGGGCAATGCCAACAATTCGGTGGCCAATGGTAAGCGGCCCAAACGTGGCACCGAGACACCGGAAgtggctgcagctgctgccgcagcTGGAACTAGCGACAGTCCCAAGACGCCAACGAAGAGCGTGGCCGAGGGATCGAGTAATAAGCGCAAGGGCGGTAAACAAGATACGCCAAACAAGAAGAAGCgcacggagacggagacgaaCAGCAGCAGTGAGCagaccaacaacagcaacgaggACAACATCAAGGAGAAACAGCGCAAGCGTCCCGACAGTCCCGTCGAGAGCATGAACTCTGACAGTCGTCCCGACTCGGTCCTGGACGATGGTGAATCCAATACGACGGATACGGATGGACGCACCGCGGAGCAGCAGTCCAGCAAGGACAGCAAGGAGATCAACTGCAAGGAGGAGATAAACGCAGTGACGTTGTCGGGAGATTTGGACACCAAATCGGAGCTTAACGAAAAGTCAATCAAAACAGAAGCACCCTGCGCAGAAGACAGCAAAGACGCCATCAAGAACATGGATGAGGAGACCAACATTCAGGCACCGAGCAACATTCAACCGCTCAGCCTGAAGCCCACCCATGTGGATGGTCTGATGAAGGAGACCAGTTCATTGGAGGCGCCACCCGCAGTGGTGACCGTTGCGCCGCCAATTGCAATGAAAGTGCCCACAATTGCGACTGTGGAGGCGCTCAATGCATCTGTGGATCGTGATCGCAAGGAGGCCATTGAGAAGATGGACATATGTGAGAACGAGGTGGCAGCACGCGATCCCGAGCTGCTCAAGAAGCTGGTTAGCATCAAACAGGAGACGTTaccccaacagcaacagcagcagttgcaacaacagcagttgcaacagcaacaacaacaacagcagatgcaacagcaacaacaacagcagcaacaacaacaacagcaattgccaATTGTGCCACCTGTGTCCGCTGCCTCTGTGCCCCTGCAGGAGCCCGTTTACATCAAGAAGGAACCCATGGAGGACTCCATGGATGCCACATGCAATCAAAACAGCAACGAGCCCCAGGATCTCAAggttaaaattgaaatcaaaaatgaGGATCATAAGATCAATGCCAGTGGCTTGCCACCTACGAGTTCAGCGCCTCCTCCCAATTCCCAAATGGTTGGACTGCATCACAGCTCCGCTGATGGAATGGGCGCCGAGCCGTTGCATCTGCAGCATCTGCAACATGGTCCGCCAACGCAGCCGCCCGCTGGCTACCTAATTGAGGGACAACTGAAGTATGGTCCACCTGGTCAGGCTCCACCACAGCCGCCTCCACAGCTGCACAGCGATCCGGGCAGTGCTGGGCCGACTGCACCGCCTCAAAAGTATCCTGGCGATATGGAAATGAAGTACAACGAGGCCGCCGTCAAGTTCGAGGCCAGTGGCAAGTTTGCGCCACAGGAACTCAAGTATCCAGTGCCACCGCCGCTGGACGCACTCAAGTACAGCCAGGAGATGCaagcagcggcggcagcagcggcggccGTGGGCAAGTACGACATGAAGTACATGATCGAGCAGCAGGGCAAATATCCCGTTGAGCTGGCGCCACCTAAACCTGGCTACCAGGAGGCCCTCAAGATACCCGATGTTAAGCCGGGCTTTGCCCATCTGCCGCACAGCATTGGCTCGCCGTTGGATGGACCAGGGCCACCGCACAAATATGCGCCACCAGGTCAGCCTGGCCCGCCGCTGGATCAGCAGCCGCCGGGCGCGACGCCGCCGCCAACGATTGCCATGCCCAAGCCACATTATCAGCACGATGTGCAGACGCCGCCGCTGGGACGACCCTTTGAGCCTGCCGGCCTCATGCTCAAGTACGGTGATCCATTGGCTGCCAAATATGGGCCACCACAACCACAGGATCTCAAGTATCCAATGCCGCCCGTTTCCGCTGCTGGCGGcgagaatttaattaaagcctCGCCATACGGTCCTCCTCCGGAGAGTCCCATTGATGCGTCAGCGCGCTCGACGCCCGGCCAGGATAGCCAgggcagcaatagcaacagcaactcgCAGCCGCCATCTTCGCAGCCGCAGCAATTCCAGTCGCCACATCCCTCACCGCACATGCCTTCGCCAGCGGGCGGTGGCCTTCCCCCCGGCATGCATCCACAAAATCTCATCTCCCCCCATGGACACGGACCGCTACCAAACTCTGGTGCCGGCTCTGGTCCAGGTCCACAGCCGCCCACGTCGCTGCATCAGCCGGTGGGCAGCTCAGTGCCGGGTCAAGGGCCACCGAGCTTACAGCATGGATTGCCACCTGGTCCGGGAGGTCCACATATATCCATCGCCTCCTCGATGCCAGTTGCCGTCTCGTTGGGTGCGCCCACGTTGTCAACCATGGCGCCCTCGCATGTCATGCATCCGCATATGCATCCACACCAGCATCCGCATCTGCAATCGCTGCAGTCATTGCACCGACCGCATCCGGATCTGCCGCCATCAATGCACCCCCATGCCCCCATGCCGATGTCGCTGCAGGCGCCGGGTCCGCCGCCACCCCACAGCCACGGACATCCCTTGGCGCCATCGcacgcacagcagcagcagcctgGACCTGGTCCAGCGGGCACAGTGCGCACGCCGTCGCcggcacagcaacaacagccgccGCGCAGCCTCCACGAGCCGCCGACATCGCGGGAACCGCCGTCATCGCACACGTCGACGGCACCGTCGGGGGGCAACAGTGGAATCAACTCGGGGCCAGGACAGGGCCCAGGACCAATGCATCAGTCACCGCACACGCATCGCACATCGCCGCTACCCGGTCTGGCGCATCCATCTGGTCTCATTGGCCACCCGATGCCCATACATCCGCATCTGGCGCATCTGCCGCCAGGTCATCCGGCACACGCAGCGCTGGCGCATCCTGGCCATCATCTGCTGTCGCATTCGATAGCGGGTCTGAGTCATGGCGGTGGCCCCATTGCGCTATTGGCGGGTCCTGGAGGATTGGGTGGCTTGCCGGAGTCGGCGCTAAGTCGTCGCACACCGCCCAGCCATCTGTCACATCCACATGCCTCTTCAGCGCCATCAACGCCTCATTCGGCGGCCATCTCGACGAGCATGGCGCTGACCACCACACCCAACACGGTGCCATCGTCAGCCTTCAGTCGCGCCAGTCCCAGCGTGCAACTCTCGAGCGGTGCCGCTCAATCTGGCCctggtggcaacaacagcaacagcagcacgcCGAACAACTCCTCTgccgcagcagctgcagccgctgccgctgcccaTCGTGCTGCCTCGCCAGCCTCTAGCGTGGGCAGCCTAAGCCGGCAGAGTCCGCTGCATCCTGTGCCGCAATCCCCGCTGAGTCATCATCCCTCATCCTCGGCGTTGTCGGCTGCTGCGGCGGCGGTCGCCGAACGGGATCGACATGCGCTGATGCGCCAACAGTCACCGCACATGACGCCGCCGCCAGTGTC
This genomic interval carries:
- the LOC117788822 gene encoding arginine-glutamic acid dipeptide repeats protein isoform X2 codes for the protein MAASTQGEIRVGPGHQVNDVYAKLPDYNPISSFPVDKETDERELEETRWSPGVVADGDLLMFLRAARSMAAFQGMCDGGLEDGCLAASRDDTTINALDVLHDSGYDPGKALQALVKCPVSKGIDKKWTEDETKKFIKGLRQFGKNFFRIHKDLLPHKDTPELVEFYYLWKKTPGANNNRPHRRRRQSALRRNRVTRANNTPPKKEDTPEPQAATTATAAASAAETASRSSPAVSKEENSSLTEDDASECDSDSSLTNKRDESPSRMRTRNKQQNNNNNSSSANATGGGGGSAAAASVNASANSSSKDQSSTSAGNANNSVANGKRPKRGTETPEVAAAAAAAGTSDSPKTPTKSVAEGSSNKRKGGKQDTPNKKKRTETETNSSSEQTNNSNEDNIKEKQRKRPDSPVESMNSDSRPDSVLDDGESNTTDTDGRTAEQQSSKDSKEINCKEEINAVTLSGDLDTKSELNEKSIKTEAPCAEDSKDAIKNMDEETNIQAPSNIQPLSLKPTHVDGLMKETSSLEAPPAVVTVAPPIAMKVPTIATVEALNASVDRDRKEAIEKMDICENEVAARDPELLKKLVSIKQETLPQQQQQQLQQQQLQQQQQQQQMQQQQQQQQQQQQQLPIVPPVSAASVPLQEPVYIKKEPMEDSMDATCNQNSNEPQDLKVKIEIKNEDHKINASGLPPTSSAPPPNSQMVGLHHSSADGMGAEPLHLQHLQHGPPTQPPAGYLIEGQLKYGPPGQAPPQPPPQLHSDPGSAGPTAPPQKYPGDMEMKYNEAAVKFEASGKFAPQELKYPVPPPLDALKYSQEMQAAAAAAAAVGKYDMKYMIEQQGKYPVELAPPKPGYQEALKIPDVKPGFAHLPHSIGSPLDGPGPPHKYAPPGQPGPPLDQQPPGATPPPTIAMPKPHYQHDVQTPPLGRPFEPAGLMLKYGDPLAAKYGPPQPQDLKYPMPPVSAAGGENLIKASPYGPPPESPIDASARSTPGQDSQGSNSNSNSQPPSSQPQQFQSPHPSPHMPSPAGGGLPPGMHPQNLISPHGHGPLPNSGAGSGPGPQPPTSLHQPVGSSVPGQGPPSLQHGLPPGPGGPHISIASSMPVAVSLGAPTLSTMAPSHVMHPHMHPHQHPHLQSLQSLHRPHPDLPPSMHPHAPMPMSLQAPGPPPPHSHGHPLAPSHAQQQQPGPGPAGTVRTPSPAQQQQPPRSLHEPPTSREPPSSHTSTAPSGGNSGINSGPGQGPGPMHQSPHTHRTSPLPGLAHPSGLIGHPMPIHPHLAHLPPGHPAHAALAHPGHHLLSHSIAGLSHGGGPIALLAGPGGLGGLPESALSRRTPPSHLSHPHASSAPSTPHSAAISTSMALTTTPNTVPSSAFSRASPSVQLSSGAAQSGPGGNNSNSSTPNNSSAAAAAAAAAAHRAASPASSVGSLSRQSPLHPVPQSPLSHHPSSSALSAAAAAVAERDRHALMRQQSPHMTPPPVSSASGLMASPLSKMYAPQPGQRGLGTSPPPHLRPGASPPVIRHPQMPLPLPLIAPGGGIPQIGVHPGQSPYPHPLLHPSVFYSPHHHNPFNSPYGYAPYGPSFPAYMKPPPPAGPLDPAAVMAAHHAGLPGPPPQSRQDEQNAAAAAAVAAEKQHAAVAAAAAAAQQQHQQQQHQQQQQQQQQQQQHKAPQQQQQTQQQQQQQQQQQQQGGPPQNKPPTPKTPQGPGSMGVGMGGPGTPTGLPPGAYPGSHIPGYPPPPHPSPFAPQDGQPHGLKPTSHMDALRAHAHSANSAGMGSAHHPTEPLPIDIEPDPEPEIPSPTHNIPRGPSPEAKPDDTECHRSQSAIFVRHIDRGDYNSCTRTDLIFKPVTDSKLARKREERDRKLAEKERERRQQQQQQQQQQQQQQQAAAQQAAQQAKMKAELKPPYADTPALRQLSEYARPHVAFSPVEQMVPYHHPMGPMYSRERELEEIKNAQAAAASQSRLDPHWMEYYRRGIHPSQFPLYANPAISQMERERLGIPPPHHVGMDPGEHMIRLTREYHAHSHTHLHLPLHPQPQPPEAGFQLPPNVGQYPRPNMLIPREPHSDVLLRMSYADQLQYLQAAEFQRQSLHDQYFRNQLR